A region from the Mercenaria mercenaria strain notata chromosome 7, MADL_Memer_1, whole genome shotgun sequence genome encodes:
- the LOC128558618 gene encoding putative inhibitor of apoptosis has protein sequence MNAKHDLPIPSVDTETLSHFDPLMKIIDKIADGQRVPPQISMQYEMLRFCTLRSYPKENKPYITRIAQAGFYYANNGDEVVCYCCARRKSNWSESDIPVEVHRQMNPNCRFLVCNSAVNVPIKPTEVNSTKASMVSQHRKRTNEMSTVVHKTVENAIQSNLDSSTGMLNRNTVQADASAVAMSSPAHHLADHLTGLSVVMSSSNKSLLNSSRHANDPVESIAANTYPGYSSSTDEERRAQQNVTPKYPKYASKSIRVASFSECGDIVISPDFLAETGFFYAGFGDCVRCFQCGVGLRHWSEEDDPWIEHSRWSKDCLFVKQMRGQEFVNLVQMAVQYSQNHDQNGNKTPTDSMTAATHGRDVIENLLHSDAAQSVLEMGYHPDVIRSAIGQILELNDRPHLTAVKLMEKIFAIEEGENLNRAEQNATQEQDHCALETEDKREKTEQYNACKSGTRAKDINKYNSDSSSLSAQYSNISKSMKPGCKQISERKRIKEENENLKQQSVCTKCKQNDVCIVFLPCGHLVTCEGCAPSLRYCSVQTCGKYIKGTVRTYLA, from the exons ATGAACGCAAAACACGACCTGCCCATACCTTCAGTAGATACAGAAACACTTTCTCATTTCGATCCTTTGATGAAGATAATAGACAAAATAGCAGATGGACAAAGAGTGCCGCCGCAAATTAGCATGCAGTACGAAATGCTCCGATTTTGTACACTTCGTTCATATCCGAAGGAAAATAAACCATATATAACTAGAATTGCACAAGCAGGGTTTTATTATGCAAATAATGGGGACGAGGTAGTGTGCTATTGTTGTGCGCGAAGAAAAAGTAACTGGAGTGAGAGTGACATTCCTGTGGAAGTTCATCGACAAATGAATCCGAACTGCAGATTTTTGGTTTGCAATTCCGCTGTCAATGTTCCAATTAAACCAACTGAAGTAAACAGTACAAAAGCATCGATGGTGTCACAACACAGGAAAAGAACTAATGAAATGTCAACTGTGGTACATAAAACAGTTGAAAATGCAATTCAGTCAAATCTAGATTCTTCTACCGGTATGTTGAATAGAAACACTGTCCAGGCTGATGCCTCTGCTGTCGCAATGTCTTCTCCCGCGCACCACCTTGCCGATCACCTGACTGGACTAAGTGTCGTAATGAGCAGTAGTAATAAGTCGTTGTTAAACTCCAGTAGACATGCGAATGATCCTGTTGAAAGTATAGCTGCAAATACTTATCCTG ggTACAGTAGTTCTACTGACGAAGAAAGAAGGGCGCAACAGAATGTTACCCCAAAGTATCCAAAGTACGCCAGTAAAAGTATTCGAGTTGCAAGCTTCAGTGAATGTGGTGACATAGTCATTTCGCCAGACTTTCTAGCTGAAACAGGTTTCTTTTATGCTGGATTTGGTgactgtgtgagatgtttccagTGTGGAGTTG GTCTTCGACATTGGTCTGAAGAAGATGATCCTTGGATAGAACATTCCAGATGGTCGAAGGACTGCCTTTTTGTTAAACAAATGAGAGGTCAGGAATTTGTGAATCTTGTGCAGATGGCGGTTCAATATTCACAAAAC catgatcaaaatggaaataaaacGCCCACAGACAGTATGAcag CTGCCACACATGGAAGAGATGTAATAGAGAATCTATTGCACAGTGATGCAGCCCAAAGTGTATTAGAGATGGGATATCATCCGGATGTTATAAGAAGTGCTATCGGACAAATATTAGAGTTAAACG ACCGACCTCATCTAACGGCAGTAAAGTTGATGGAAAAAATATTTGCTATTGAAGAGGGTGAGAACTTAAACAGAGCAGAGCAAAATGCGACACAAGAACAAGATCACTGTGCATTGGAAACGGAGGATAAACGAGAGAAAACTGAACAGTACAATGCTTGTAAATCTGGCACAAGGGCAaaagatataaacaaatataacaGTGATAGTTCCAGTTTGTCTGCACAGTATTCCAATATTTCCAAATCTATGAAACCAG GATGCAAACAGATTTCAGAAAGGAAGAGgataaaagaagaaaatgaaaatctTAAACAGCAGTCTGTTTGCACAAAGTGTAAACAGAACGATGTATGCATTGTTTTTCTACCATGTGGACATTTAGTAACATGTGAAGGCTGTGCACCATCTCTTAGATATTGTTCAGTTCAAACATGTGGAAAATACATTAAAGGGACAGTTAGAACATACCTAGCATAA